TCATAACAACTACCGCTCATAGCATTGGAATAGCTGGTAGTATAGCTGAGTTTTGCTTTGTTCTTGATCGCTTCCAAGACTTTAGTGCGGTTGGACAAACAAAATGGGCAACTAACTTCAGTATACGTGTGTTGAATGCAACATCAAGCTGTTGCTTCAACTGTGAGAGGCATACGTAATTTTAGCTAGTAATTACCTTCTTTACATATTAGCTTCATAAACTTGATCTCGCAAAACTAAATCTAGCTAATTTAATGTACTTTCCCTCAGTAAATTCACTAATTGCAAAGTTAATTTTTTTGAAGTTCTAGCTGACAAAAAGTCGGTTATTTTCCCTGATTACTGTTGTAATCAGACTAAATAGGATAAAGCATGTAACACATCATCTACAACGCTAGCTATTGCATTCTGGAGCTTAAAACTCAGATGTCAGTCAAAAGACCTTTATTAATGAATCAGCCACAGATTGGCAAGCTCATTCGTGAACTTCGGTTAGAAACTGGGCTGACGCAAGAACAGTTTGCGGCTCAATTAGGCGTTACCTGCTCTTCAGTTAACCGCTGGGAGAATGGACGCGGCAAGCCTTTACCGCTGGCTAGGCAACAGATCTTGCAATGCGTGGAACAGATGGGCGATCGCGGTAAGGATTTGTTGGCTAAGTATTTAGTCAATTAGCTCTAGGGACAAAAGCTGAGTAAGCAACTGCGGCACGTCTGCGGCAGAGCGCAGATTTTATCTGCCTTTCATTCACAAAAACTTTTACGAAATTGGTAGCGTATGGCTCTCACCAAGGAATATTGGCGTGCCGTAATGACGGGGACGCAAAAAGATCGCCTTGAGGTAAGGAGATGATAACGGAAACATTAAAACCCTTACCAGGTTCCATAGTCACTTGTCGCGATCGCCAGTGGATTGTACTACCTTCCGAAAACCCAGGTATCATCCGCTTGCGCCCTTTGAGTGGCAATGAGGACCAGATTTGCGGTATCTATCAACCACTCAATCTCGAAGCGATCGCCCCAGCGCAGTTTCCTCTCCCACAACCAGAAGCTATTCAAGACCATACTGCCGTCCAGTTGCTGATGGATGCTGCCCGGCTAAGTTTACGTAGTGGAGCAGGACCGTTTAGGTGTTTAGGGCGATTATCTGTCCGACCCCGCCCCTACCAGTTAGTGCCGTTATTGATGGCACTACGCCTAGATACAGTGCGGCTGTTAATTGCTGACGACGTAGGAATTGGTAAAACCATTGAAGCAGGATTAATTGCCCGCGAACTGCTTGACCGAGGTGAAGTCAAACGTCTAGCAATCCTATGCCCACCCCAATTATGCGACCAGTGGCAGCGGGAGTTACGAGAGAAATTTCAGATTGATGCTGTCGTTATTCGTTCTGGCACCGTATCGAAATTAGAACGGGGGCTGCCTGAATCAGGCGATCGCCACATCTTTGAGTATTACCGCCACATCATTGTCAGTCTCGACTACGCCAAGTCAGAACGTCGCCGCGCCAGTTTCCTTACCTATTGCCCCGATTTAGTAATAGTAGATGAAGCTCATACTTGCGCTCGTGGCAATTCTGGGGAAACCTCAGTTCAGCAACGCCACCAGCTCGTGCAAGAGGTTGCAAAAAAATTAGATCGACACCTAGTTTTACTCACAGCTACGCCTCACAGCGGAATTGAAGCTTCCTTCCTATCTATTCTGGGGTTGCTCAAGCCAGAGTTTGAATTCGACCTCGATCGCCTTACCGAAGCCCAGCGCACCCAACTTGCCAATCACTTTGTCCAGCGGCGACGGGCAGACGTGAAATTGTGGCTGGGTAATGAAACACCGTTTCCCGAACGAGAATCATTAGAACTGCCCTATCGACTTTCAAAAGAATATCGCAATTTATTTGAAGAGGTTTATAACTTTGCCCGTGGGCTAGTCAAGACAGCAGATGACCGACTCAGTTATGCCCAGCGTCGAGGACGGTATTGGTCAGCTTTGGCTTTGATTCGCTGCGTTATGTCTTCTCCTGCTGCTGCGATCGCGACGCTGACTCGGCAGGCAAGCAAAGCAGATGTCAGCGAGTTAGTCAATGACATTGATGAAGAACTCCTGGGTGCTTACGTTTACGACCCCACAGAACAGGAGCAAGCCACTGATGCACCGCCGACTGTAGTTGTGGAACAGGGACAACAATCTTATGCAGATACAGACAGACGCAAGTTAAGAACCTTTGTCCAGTTAGCAGAGAAACTGCAAGGGGAAAAAGATGTCAAATTACAGCAGGCGATCGCCACAGTCGAATTGCTACTCAAACAGGGATTTAATCCCATTATTTGGTGTCGCTACATTGCTACCGCTAACTATTTGGCAGCAGCGCTTAAGCAATTGGAGAGAGGTCGCAACATTCGCGTGCTAGCAATTACTGGGGAAATGCCGGAGGACGTGCGCGAAACCCAGTTAACTGATTTGCAATCATATCCCCAGCGTGTGATGGTAGCTACCGACTGCCTGAGTGAGGGGATAAATCTTCAAGAACACTTTAGCGCTGTTGTACATTACGACTTGCCTTGGAACCCAAATCGTTTAGAGCAACGAGAAGGACGAATAGACCGCTACGGACAAACGATCCCTGTTGTAAAAAGCTATTTGCTCTACGGTCAAGATAACCCGGTGGATGGTGCAGTGCTGGAGGTGTTAATTCGTAAAGCAGTACAAATCCACAAGACATTGGGTATTACTGTTCCCGTACCGATGGATAGCGCCACAGTAACGGAAGCAGTGTTTAAATCGTTATTTGAACACGCCCCCGAAGCCAAGCAGCTGTCGTTACTCGACTTATTGGAATCAGATGCCCTAAATCAGGTGCATCAAAGTTGGGATAGGGCAGTGGAACGGGAAAAAATCAGCCGGACTCGCTTTGCTCAACGGTCAATTAAACCAGCCGAAGTAGAGCAAGAGCTAGTTGAGTCGGATCTAATTTTAGGCGACGAGCAGGATGTGGAAAGATTTGTCCGCGCTGCTTGCGAACGATTAAATAGTTCCCTGATTAAAAAGAAGCAAGGTTGGCTCCTGCCATCGCCGCCGCAATGCTTAAAGGCAGTTCTGGGAGACAAACAGCGTTTGGTTTCTTTTACTACGCCAACACCAGAGGGAGTAGAGTACGTCGGACGAAATCACCCGCTTGTAGAAGGTTTAGCACGTCACTTGCTGGAAGAGGCACTGGACAATACCTCCAATCCTGCTGCTGCCCGGTGTGGCTTTACTGTGACTGATGCCGTTGACCAGCGCACAATTCTCTTACTGTTGCGACTGCGGCATCTATTAAAGACTCCCCAGCACCAAAGTTTACTGGCAGAAGAGTGCTTGGTTGCAGGATTTACCGGATCGCCTACTAACCCCCTGTGGCTATCCGATGAGGCAGCTAGAAACTTGTTGCAGCAAGCAGAACCGGTGGGCGACCTGCCGATAGGAAGAAAACGCTTAGAGATCGATCAATTCTTGGAGCAAGTTGGGGAACTCGAAGAGGAGTTACGCTCTTTTGCCGAGCGGCGATCGCATTCTCTCTCCCAATCTCACCGCCGCGTTAGAGCCATTACCAAAGAAGGGCAGGTACGAGTCCAACCCCAACTGCCAATGGATATTTTAGGGATTTTGATTTTACAGCCAGGGCAACCCAAGGTAAACAGATGAGTGCAGTCGCGAATCCATTAACCGGAATTCAGATAGAAGGAAACTTGATCGCCTCAGACATGACAGCAGAAATTCAAGCTGGGGCAATTAAGGGGCAAGCAGCAGCAGATTTTAACTTTGCCAAAACTGACAAACTGGCTGATGAAATTGCGATCGCTTGGGGAGATGCCAAGGCATATTGGGCAGCGTTTCAAAGAGCGGTAGCAAGATTATCTGAAAGTGAGTTGGCAACAACTGTCACCCGCGAACAGTGGGTAGTGCCATTACTACGAAGTTTGGGCTACGACCCTGTTTATACAGCCAAAGCCGAAGTAGTGGATGGACAAACTTTCGCCCTCTCTCACCGTACCGATCCAGGCGAGGATAAACCACCTATTCACATCCTTGGTTGTCGGCTCAAATTAGAACAGCGCCCGCCCAGTGGTACACCCAGACTCTCAGCTCATGCCCTGATGCAGGAATACCTCAACCGGACTGAGCATCTATGGGGGATTGTCACCAATGGGATGCACTGGCGGCTGTTGCGCGACTCTTCGTTGATGACTCGCCTTACCTACATTGAGTTTGACTTGGAACAAATTCTCAACGGTGAGAACTTTGCTGAATTTGGGTTATTTTATCGCCTCTTCCATCGTTCCCGACTACCCCAAGGAACAGAAGATACCGATGCGTGCTTGCTGGAATACTACCACCAAGAGGCAATTCAGCAGGGGGGACGAGTACGCGATCGCCTCCGGGATGGAGTAGAAAAAGCTTTGGTATTGCTGGGTACGGGGTTTCTGCAACATCCAGCTAATGGACAGTTACGGCAATTCTTTCAGTCGGGAGAACAGGCAGACACCGTTTACTACCGCCAGCTGCTACTGCTAATTTATCGCCTGCTGTTTTTGATGGTGGCAGAAGCGCGGAATTTGTTACTGACGGATGAAGATCCAGAAAAAGCCCGCATTTACCTAGAATATTACAGCCTTACCCGATTGCGGAATTTAGCAGAACGTCCCAGCTATCGGCGTGAAGGGTTCCAAGATGTGTGGCAAGGGCTACGAGTAACCTTCCGCTTGTTTGACGAGAACTGGCGGGGAGAAGCTTTAGGACTTTCACCCTTGAATGGGGACTTATTTGGTTCCAAAACACTCAAGCACTTGGATGAATATGCGATCGATAACCACGAACTGTTGCTAGCAATTCGACACTTATCTTTGTACGAACAAAAGGGACAATCGCGCCGGGTAAATTATGCCGCGCTAGATGTCGAGGAATTGGGCAGCGTCTATGAAAGTCTGCTCGATTTTCATCCTCAAGTCGTGCAGCGGCAAGGGATTTATGAATTCCAGTTGGTGACAGGGAGCGATCGCAAAACGACAGGTTCTTACTATACGCCACCTGAACTGGTAGGGCAGTTGATTAAGAGTGCTTTGGAACCTGTAATTGAGGAGAAGTTAAAGAATGCCCTCACCCCTAACCCCTCTCCCAGTGGGAGAGGGGAACAAGAACTCCCCTTCTCCCCAAGGGAGAAGGGGTTGGGGGATGAGGGCAAACGAGATAAATGGGAGGTTCCTGTTGCTGTTCAAAGGAAAATGCAAGAAATTGCGCGGCAGCTACGCAAACAGTCAACACAGAGTGAAGCAATCTTGTGGGAAGCATTACGTAACCGGAAGCTAGACAATCGTAAGTTTCGCCGACAGCACCCAATTGGTACGTTTGTAGTTGATTTCTTTTGCCAACAAGAACGGCTAATTGTCGAAGTTGATGGAGAGATTCACGCATCACAAAGAGATCTCGACCAACAACGTCAAGAACTTCTCGAATCGTTAGGGCTGCGTTTTGTGCGTGTCAGTACTCAGCAAGTTGAAACAGATTTGAATGCAATATTAGAAACAATTCGTGCTGCCTTTCTCCCTTTACCTAGTGGAAAAAATGCCCTCACCCCTAGCCCCTCTCCCACTGGGAGAGGGGAACAAGAACTCCCCTTCTCCCTTGGGGAGAAGGGGTTGGGGGATGAGGGACAATCCCCACAGGAACAAGCTTTACTCAGTATCAAAGTCTGCGATCCTGCTTGCGGTTCAGGGCATTTTCTCTTAGCAGCAGCACGGCGACTTGGCAAAGAGTTAGCGCGAGTCCGCACGGGAGAAGCGCAACCAGGACCAGAACCGTTACGTAAGGCTATTCGAGATGTGGTTCAAAACTGTATCTATGGGGTGGACTTGAACCCCCTGGCGGTCGATCTGTGCAAGGTAGCGTTATGGATTGAGGGTTTTAATCGCGGATTCCCACTGAATTTTCTCGACCACCGGATTAAGTGTGGTAATTCTTTAGTAGGGGTGCTGGATTTAGAGTGTCTAGAAGAAGGCATTCCCGATGAGGCGTATAAGGCAGTGACAGGGGATGATAAGTCTCTGTCGTCGCAGTACCGCAAGCGGAATAAGCAGGAACGAGAAACAGATTTACAGGGACAGTTATCGATATTCGACCAGTTGGATGATGAGCGATCGCACTATGCCCAAACAGCCAAAGAAGTAGGCGCGATCGCGGAAGTTACAACTGTTGATGTTAGACAAAAGCAAGAACAGTATCAACAAAGTCGTCAAAATCGAGGTTGGTGGCGCGACTATTCTGCTTGCAATCTGTGGACGGCTGCCTTCTTTATGCCGCTGACTGAACAAAATTTGCAATTGTTGCCAACAACAGCAGCGTTAACTCAACTATTGCGCGGGAATACGTCTACACAAAAAATAGTGGAAGCGGCAAATAAGTTAGCCCAAGAAAAGCACTTTTTCCACTGGTGTTTGGAATTCCCTGAAGTATTTGAGGTAGGCGGGTTTGATTGTGTATTGGGTAATCCACCTTGGGAACGGATTAAGTTACAGGAAAAAGAGTTTTTCGCTTCTCGCAGCGCTGAAATTGTTAACGCTACAAATAAGGCAGCGCGGGAGAGGTTGATTAAGCAGTTGCCAAAGGCTAATTCAGTATTAGCACAAGCGTTTGATGCAGCAAAGCATGATGCTGAAGCACAAAGTAAGTTTATCCGTGAATCAGATAGATTTCCATTAACTGCTGTAGGAGATATCAATACTTACGCCGTGTTTGCTGAAACAACTAGAAAGCTGATTTCACCTAATGGCAGAGTTGGGGTAATTGTTCCTACAGGTATTGCTACTGATGATACTTATAAAAAGTTTTTTGGGGATTTAACGCAAAAGCAGATTTTAGCAAGTCTGTACGATTTTGAGAATCGAGATAAACTATTTTCTGCTGTAGATAGCCGCATGAAATTCTCCTTACTGGCTATCAGTGGTAAGCCAATAAAACAAGGTAATTTTTCCTTCTTCCTCACCCAACCGAGACAACTAGAAAATCAATCCCGTGTTTTCCAGCTTTCTCCTCAAGATATTGCCTTACTAAATCCTAATACTCTCACCTGTCCTATTTTTCGTACTCGTGCTGATGCTGAACTAACCAAGAAAATCTATCAGCGTGTCCCTATTTTGGAAAATGAACGCACTGGCATTAACCCTTGGGGTATTTCATTTATGGCTATGTTTCACATGGCAAATGATAGCGGTTTGTTTGTCTCCTCACCTCCCTCACCCCCTTCCCCTCTCCCTCAGGGAGAGGGGTGTCCGCAAGGACGGGGTGAGGGCTTATTACCTCTATACGAAGCCAAGATGTTTCACCAGTTCGATCACCGTTGGGCAACTTATACCGACAGTGGCAATACTCGCGATCTGACAGATATTGAAAAAAGTAATCCACGCTTCTTCTCTCAGCCTCGTTACTGGGTTAGCCGTACTCAGGTAGAGAATAAGCTGGGTGATAAATGGAAGAAAGATTGGTTATTAGGTTTTAGAGATATCTGCCGTTCAACTGATGAACGTACATTTATATCTAGCATTTTTCCAAAAATTGCTATTAGCAACAAGGCTCCTTTATTACTGACTAATCAAGCCGATACTAATCTGATTGCCTGTTTTTTGGCTAGCATCAATAGCCTAGTGTTTGATTTGGTTGCTAGGCAAAAGATAGGTGGAACAACAATGAACTTTTTCATAGTTAAACAACTCCCCGTCATTCCCCCAGAAGCATATACCCCAGAAGACATCGACTTTATCAGCAGCCGCGTCCTCGAACTTGTTTACACCGCCTGGGATATGCAACCCTTCGCCCAAGATATGGGATATGACGGCGAACCCTTTATTTGGAACAGCAACAGACGAGCATTATTAAGAGCAGAATTAGACGCATATTATGCCAAACTCTACGGACTCACCCGCGACGAACTCCGTTATATTCTCGATCCTGCTGATGTCTATGGTTCCGACTTCCCCAGCGAAACTTTCCGCGTGTTGAAGAACAACGAAATTAAAAAATTTGGCGAATATCGCACTCAAAGATTGGTACTAGAAGCATGGAATAGAATGTTTGGATAATTCATAATTCGGAATTGATTGTTGTGAATGGCTAGGGTTACGCTTGAGTTTGTTCTGGCGTTATGTCTATTGGAGCTATTGCTGTAATTTCAGAATACCGAGCAAAATCGCGGGTATTAAAAGTAAGAATATGTGTAACTTGATAAACGAGCATTGCTGCTACAAGTCGAGCATCATGAACGTTTACTCCTACAACACCATAAGCCATAACCAGCCGTTCCCATTCTGGATAGATAGCAGAAGTATCGCGCCCCAATAAAATGTTGGTTGCGTTTACAGCGTCCGCGTACATTGGATGACTTGGCTGGGCGCTTCGCAGCAGCACATTGGTGTCTACAAGGAAAGTCATAAACGCTCGTCATCGTATATGCTCTCGCGGCTGACAGCATAATCGGACAAAAGTAGCGTATTTCGGTCGTGGCTAGAAGCCCATTCCCGAAAAGCACGCGCACGTTCTTCTGGAGTCGTTTTGTATGAAGGAGTCTGCTTCAGTTCTCTCAAACGCTCAACCATATAATCGAGGTGAGGCTGAATTTGCTCAGGAGTAAGATTCGTCATCCTGACCAGCACTTGAGTAATTACCTCTAAGTCTTCTTTATTGTCTTCAAGATTTTGACTGTTTCCAGCAACTCGGTTCTGTGTCATCTCTTTGTCCTTTCAGGAAAAATATATGTCGAACTAATCTTGCTTGCTATTTTGACAAATCTGGTACCAAAAGAGGGAAATACTGACATTCTGCTAACAACAGACGACAGACTGATACGTAAATCTAATATTTAACATCCTATGAATGCTGTCACTGTAAATTTGAACCCTGTTATTCAACTTACCGATGACCAGTTTTACCAACTCTGTCGAGCAAATCCTGACGTGAAATTTGAACGTAACGCAAAGGGAGCATTAATCATTATGCCACCTACGGGAGGAGAAACTGGCAATCTTAATGTTGAAATTGCTACTGAATTTGTGCTTTGGAACCGACAGACGCAGCTAGGTAAAGTTTTCGATTCCTCCACTTGTTTCAAACTTCCCAACGGTGCAGATCGTTCTCCCAATGTTTCATGGCTTAAACAAGATCGCTGGGATACTCTGACTCCAGAACAAAAAGCACAATTTCCTCCAATTGCTCCTGATTTTGTTTTGGAGTTAATGTCACCTACAGATAGTTTAATGACAACAAAAAATAAAATGCAAGAGTATATGGAAAATGGAGTAAGACTTGGCTGGTTAATTAATCCTAATACTCATTCAGCAGAGATTTATCGTCAAGGACAGAGTGTAGAATTTTTACAATCTCCTATTAAATTATTAGGAGAAGATATTTTACCTGGCTTTGCACTCAATTTACAACTGCTTTGGAAGTCATCATAACGATTAATGCAAAAAGCATAGGAACAAATCAATAAAATTGTTGTAAGTATTAATAATTATTTAGTCAAAAATCCAAAAATTTTGGTTAAAGGTGTGATATCAAATCCGCTTAAATGACTGTAAGATCTCGCCCTCACCCCCTGCCCCTCTCCCAAGCTTGGGAGAGGGGTGCCGGAGGCGGGGTGAGGGCTAGCCAAATCATGGGCAATCAACCGGATTTGATATGATAAATATATCGATTTGAGTGCGATCGCCTGCGCTCTCATGTGATGTATCTAACTAAATTGGGCATTCTAAGACAAGAACATAGACGAGTTCGTCGTTAAAACAAAACCGATAAGCGCAGTTCTTTATGTCAGATGCCCTTAATCTCCAAGCTATCCTGGACATCTTTAATTTACGGGATGAAATTATTGGCGACTACCGCCGCTACATCGAAAGCTTTCTCAAGATTCGCGAGCCACGGTTAGAGGCATTTGTTGATCGCGAACTCGAACGCGGCGAACTGTGGCCCGATCCGCTAGTGCAGCTTAATCCCTCCTATAAATCTGGCGCTACCGTAACTCAACTCGTACAGCAGGGCGTACTCCATCCCGATTGCAGTCACTATTTCTATAAAAATGGTCAACCCTTCCGCTTCCACTACCATCAGCAGCAAGCATTTCTTGCCGCCCAGCGTCAGGAACCCTACGTCCTAACTACAGGTACTGGTTCGGGAAAAAGCATGACCTACGTAGTGCCAATTTTTGATGACTTGCTGCGTCATCCAGAAATCAAAGGAGTTCGGGCAATTTTGGTTTACCCGATGAATGCCCTGATTAACTCCCAAAAAGAAGAGTTTGACAAATTCCTAACTCAAGTTCCCAACAGCCCCATTCGTGTCGAGAAATACACCGGACAAGAAAGCCTGACACAAAAAGTCGAAATTCAAAACAACCCACCCCAAATCCTGCTCACTAACTACGTGATGTTGGAGTTGATGCTTTCCCGCACCCACGAAAACAGGTTGGTTGAGTCTCCCAACCTGAAATTTCTCGGATTAGACGAACTGCACACCTACCGGGGTCGCCAAGGGGCTGATGTTGCTATCCTGATTCGCAAACTCCGCCAACGCTGCGGTCAAGATATTCTGTGTATCGGTACTAGTGCCACCATGTCTACCGAAGGCAGCCGAGAGAATCGCCGTCAAACTGTAGCTGCGGTAGCCAGTAAGTTGTTTGGCATGGCAGTCAAGCCAGAAAACGTGATCGATGAAACTCTGGAGCGTGCTATCCAGCGCCCTACTCCCAGTGCTGAGGAACTCCACCACAGCATTACCGCAGGCTTACCCCCCCAAGCAGAGCGATCGCTAGCAGCATTTCAAACTCACCCACTCAGCGCTTGGATGGAAATGAATTTTGGGCTAGCTGAGGAGCAAGGGCATTTGGTTCGCCGCACGCCGATTTCCCTCGCAACTGGAGCCGAGCAACTTGCCGCTCAAACCCAAGTTCCAACCCAAACTTGCCAAGAAACTCTAAAGCAGATGTTTCTCTGGGGCAGTAAAACTAAAGGACTGGCATTTCGCCTGCATCAATTTATTTCCCAAGGGGGTAGCGTCTATGCCACTATCGAGTCTCGCGAGCAACGCTTTTTGACGCTAGAAGGTCAGTACGCAACTACTAACGATCGCCTGCTTTACCCTTTAGTCTTCTGCCGCGAGTGCGGACAAGACTACTACGTAGTGCGCTACGACCCAGATAACTGTACTGTAACTCCGCAGCTAGCTATCTCTCTCGATACCAACGATACTGATATGCAAGAGGGCTACCTTACCCTCGATGAACCGGGACTGTGGGAGACGGATGACGAAGACCGCTTTCCCGATAGCTGGTTTAATGAAACCAAAAAGCAGGGTCGCGTCCCCAAGAAGGAATATGCCTCCCACATCCCACAAAAGTTACGAGTTTTCCCCAATGGTAAAGTCACTAATTCCCTATTGGAAGGTACGAGTAGCTGGTTTGTCGCCAAACCCTTTCTCACCTGCCTTAACTGCGGTGTTGTGCATGACAAGAAAAAGAACGAATTTACTAAGTTGTCCCGCCTGAGTAGCGAAGGTCGCAGTACTGCTACGACTCTCCTCTGTCTTTCCACTGTTAATCGCTTAAAGTCTAGTCCAGCCATTAAACCCGAAGCAGCGAAAATCCTCAGCTTCACGGATAATCGTCAGGATGCTTCCTTGCAAGCCGGACACTTCAACGATTTTGTCCAAACCAGCTTTTTACGGGCAGCACTGAATAAAGCACTTCAGACAAATCAAAGACTAACGCACAGCCAGCTGGCTAACGAGGTTGTTAAACAGATGAATTTAGACCAAGCTAGCTATGCCATTCAACCAGCCCAGTTTGGTCCTGGTAAAAAGCGAAACGAGAGAGTCTTCTGTGAGTTAGTCGAATATCGCCTCTACGAAGACTTGCGTCGAGGTTGGCGGATTGTGCAACCCAACTTAGAACAATGCGGTCTGTTAGTAATTGAATACGACGAATTAGGAACAGTCTGCGAACAGCTGCAACTGTGGCAGCAACATTCCTATCCCCTATTGTTGCAAGCTACCCCAGCCCAAAGATTGTTTGTTACCAAAGCCTTGCTCGATCATCTGCGTAAAGAACTGACACTCGACGCAGCATTACTGCAAAGCGATCGCCTAGACCAACTTAAGCGTGAAGTGGCACAAGCAATCAAAGATCCTTGGAAATTTGATACCGATGAACGTCTGCACATCGCTACTTGGGCTTCTATTGCCAGCGGCGACTGGGAACGAGTGAAAGTTAAGCTAACTTCCCGTAGTAAAATTGGTCGTTTCCTCCGCGCTACTGCCACCTGGCCTTGGCTGCAACAACCATTATCTGAACCAGAGTATAACTCCTTGATTCAGGCACTCATCAATGTTCTATGTACAGCGGGCTATCTCAAGCTCGAAGGGACACAGGTGCAGTTGCGAATTGATTGCATGATTTGGCAAGCCCAAACAGTTGATAAGATTCCTGTCGATCCACTTGTATCCAAGCGGCTTCAAGGTAGTGAAGACTCACAGCTTGAAGTTAATCGGTTTTTTCAGGACTTCTATCAGGGCAATGCTCAGCAACTACACAGTCTGGAAGGGCGGGAACACACCGGGCAAGTCAGCAATGAAGACCGCCAGGAACGGGAAGAAATGTTTCGCCAAGGACAATTGGCATCCCTGTTCTGTTCTCCCACAATGGAACTGGGTATCGATATCTCCGATTTGAATGCCGTCCATTTACGAAATGTGCCGCCGACTCCTGCTAACTATACTCAACGCAGCGGTCGAGCAGGACGAAGTGGACAAGAGGCACTCGTCATTACCTATGCCTCCGTTGGTAGCGGACACGACCAGTATTTCTTCCAGCGTCCAGAGCAAATGGTGGCAGGGGTGGTAGCGCCACCAAAGCTGGAACTGGGCAACCAAGACTTGATCCAGTCTCACGTTTATTCCATTTGGTTAGCCCAGACAGGGCAGGATTTAAAAGAATCGATGAATCAAATTCTCGACCTGGATTTAGCAGCATATCCCTTGAAAGATTCTGTGCGATCGCAACTAGCACTCACGCCTGATGCTAAAGAAAAATGTCTTCAAGCTGCTCAAACAATTCTTGTCGATATCTTCTGTCAAGACGACCTGAAGCAAGCTTCTTGGTATTCCCTTGAGTGGCTGCGTTACACTATCGAAAATGCCCTGGGCACATTTGACAGGAAGTGCGATCGCTGGCGCAAGCTTTACGGTGATGCGATCGCTCAACGAGATTGGGCTCGACAACTAATCGACGGTTCGGCTAAGGGGAGCGTCACCCAAGAACAGCGCAAGCTAGCCGAGACTCAGGAAAGAGAAGCCCGCAGGCAAATCGATTTATTAGTTGGGCAAGTTAGTCCGGGAAAGAGTCAAACCGAGTTAGAGTTTTATCCTTACCGTTACTTTGCTGCTGAAGGCTTCCTGCCAGGATACAACTTTCCCCGGTTACCAGTTCGGGCTTATATTCCGGCTGGCGACTCTGGCAGATTTATCTCCCGCCCCCGCATAGTTGCCATCCGCGAGTTTGCCCCTAGTAATGTTGTTTACTACGAAGGCTCTAAATTCCAGATTGCTAAAATGCGAGTTCCTGT
This window of the Chroococcidiopsis sp. CCMEE 29 genome carries:
- a CDS encoding DEAD/DEAH box helicase, giving the protein MSDALNLQAILDIFNLRDEIIGDYRRYIESFLKIREPRLEAFVDRELERGELWPDPLVQLNPSYKSGATVTQLVQQGVLHPDCSHYFYKNGQPFRFHYHQQQAFLAAQRQEPYVLTTGTGSGKSMTYVVPIFDDLLRHPEIKGVRAILVYPMNALINSQKEEFDKFLTQVPNSPIRVEKYTGQESLTQKVEIQNNPPQILLTNYVMLELMLSRTHENRLVESPNLKFLGLDELHTYRGRQGADVAILIRKLRQRCGQDILCIGTSATMSTEGSRENRRQTVAAVASKLFGMAVKPENVIDETLERAIQRPTPSAEELHHSITAGLPPQAERSLAAFQTHPLSAWMEMNFGLAEEQGHLVRRTPISLATGAEQLAAQTQVPTQTCQETLKQMFLWGSKTKGLAFRLHQFISQGGSVYATIESREQRFLTLEGQYATTNDRLLYPLVFCRECGQDYYVVRYDPDNCTVTPQLAISLDTNDTDMQEGYLTLDEPGLWETDDEDRFPDSWFNETKKQGRVPKKEYASHIPQKLRVFPNGKVTNSLLEGTSSWFVAKPFLTCLNCGVVHDKKKNEFTKLSRLSSEGRSTATTLLCLSTVNRLKSSPAIKPEAAKILSFTDNRQDASLQAGHFNDFVQTSFLRAALNKALQTNQRLTHSQLANEVVKQMNLDQASYAIQPAQFGPGKKRNERVFCELVEYRLYEDLRRGWRIVQPNLEQCGLLVIEYDELGTVCEQLQLWQQHSYPLLLQATPAQRLFVTKALLDHLRKELTLDAALLQSDRLDQLKREVAQAIKDPWKFDTDERLHIATWASIASGDWERVKVKLTSRSKIGRFLRATATWPWLQQPLSEPEYNSLIQALINVLCTAGYLKLEGTQVQLRIDCMIWQAQTVDKIPVDPLVSKRLQGSEDSQLEVNRFFQDFYQGNAQQLHSLEGREHTGQVSNEDRQEREEMFRQGQLASLFCSPTMELGIDISDLNAVHLRNVPPTPANYTQRSGRAGRSGQEALVITYASVGSGHDQYFFQRPEQMVAGVVAPPKLELGNQDLIQSHVYSIWLAQTGQDLKESMNQILDLDLAAYPLKDSVRSQLALTPDAKEKCLQAAQTILVDIFCQDDLKQASWYSLEWLRYTIENALGTFDRKCDRWRKLYGDAIAQRDWARQLIDGSAKGSVTQEQRKLAETQEREARRQIDLLVGQVSPGKSQTELEFYPYRYFAAEGFLPGYNFPRLPVRAYIPAGDSGRFISRPRIVAIREFAPSNVVYYEGSKFQIAKMRVPVGGIEDKYIRVSICPNCGYFHEADNSLRNTCENCGAKIVADSYGNPAKLNRVLDIETMITRRRERITCDEEERLKYGYNVTTYFCYAGQKQETATVLTPDGTELLRLTYGETAKIRRINRGLRRNQQERGFKLDVATGAWGDRSNDTAPENLQTEISLMVDDTCNILVVEPVNIPTSNAEAFLATFQFALQRAIQAVYKLEADELASERLGQGRYLLFWEAAEGGAGVLSQILEDPQAFERLAVAALDICHFQQEKESCTKACYQCLLSYRNQFDHPLLNRYLIRSWLEQLSGSTISRHAAGNPRETQYQQLLQQTDPNSDFERVVLAEIYQRGIKLPDAAQELIAQANSKPDFVYRDAMVAIFCDGSVHNHPQQQEQDRIARENLRYNAGYHVLVLRHDQEWKNSLEVLTSLI